The Aureispira anguillae genome contains a region encoding:
- a CDS encoding TonB-dependent receptor, with product MKTIYPPVLFAYSTEKSQSVNRLINCFFFLLLFFSIRNSYAQNYTISGVIKEANSGETLIGTNIYIGDGNTNTVSNEYGFYSLTIPKDTIVVAFSFVGYETIIHQFYLHKDTVLNIELKDVTTIKEVVVSAASNKERLNSTQMGAEKVTAKEAKEITAMFGEVDIIKVLQLKPGVQSGIEGATGIYVRGGGVDQNHFLLDEATIYNPSHLLGIFSTFNADLVKDVTLYKAGFPAQYGGKLSSVIDVRTREGNRKKYEVKGGLGLISARLAVEGPIKKDKGAFILSARRTYADLFTNLLNKNNENNPDWTPIPSSNFYDINAKLNYDISPKDRLFFSAYLGRDAFIFRNKRINFDLQWGNIAGTLRWNRTIAPNIFVNTSLTFSDYVYDIKSKVGNIDLKLGSGIQDLSLKTDFMFLPSTQHELRFGLSAVYHKFLVGQFDADNGADIKVRAGSLFHAGEFALYWSDDWTISPKVKLLSAIRLSGFYNDRTFYPAAEPRFAIKYSVHPRIALKASYARMNQYIHLVSTSGATLPTNAWYPSNKNVAPQASDLLAASLSVALGKDFYINIEGYYKWLHGQIDFRDGAKLFINDQLDQEFIFGSGCSYGGEIYIEKKNGNLRGWIGYTLSWTWRQFDQANGGQAYHPMQDRRHDISAVITWDIPWTNPKFPLTLSASWVYGTGSAISLPSKRYIQTDITATNPFQFIPIYTERGGFQMPAYHRLDLGLVWKLFPLDNKRFKSDITFSIYNVYDRRNPFFMYIDALYTDDNRGANTAQIPEKFQGKVVSLFPIIPSITWNFKW from the coding sequence ATGAAAACAATATATCCCCCTGTATTATTTGCCTACTCTACAGAAAAATCCCAATCCGTGAATCGCCTAATCAACTGCTTTTTCTTTTTACTACTATTTTTTTCTATTCGTAACTCCTATGCTCAAAATTATACCATTAGTGGTGTCATAAAGGAAGCGAATAGTGGGGAAACACTCATTGGAACAAATATTTATATAGGAGATGGAAACACAAATACCGTTAGCAATGAGTATGGTTTTTATTCCCTGACAATCCCCAAAGATACGATCGTTGTTGCCTTTTCATTTGTTGGGTATGAGACGATTATTCACCAGTTCTACCTGCATAAAGATACTGTTCTTAACATTGAACTTAAGGATGTTACCACCATCAAAGAAGTTGTGGTTTCGGCTGCTTCCAATAAAGAACGTTTAAATTCTACTCAAATGGGAGCAGAAAAAGTAACGGCAAAAGAAGCAAAAGAGATTACAGCTATGTTTGGAGAAGTGGATATTATAAAAGTACTGCAACTTAAGCCTGGGGTGCAGTCTGGAATAGAAGGAGCGACAGGAATTTATGTCAGAGGTGGGGGAGTGGATCAAAATCATTTTCTCTTGGATGAGGCGACAATTTATAATCCTAGCCATTTATTGGGAATTTTTAGCACATTTAATGCTGATCTTGTTAAAGATGTAACCTTATATAAGGCTGGGTTTCCTGCTCAATATGGAGGAAAACTATCGTCAGTTATAGATGTAAGGACACGGGAAGGCAACCGAAAAAAATACGAGGTAAAGGGAGGTTTAGGGCTTATTTCTGCTAGGCTTGCTGTAGAAGGTCCTATAAAAAAGGACAAGGGAGCGTTTATCCTTTCTGCTAGAAGAACCTATGCCGATCTTTTTACCAACTTATTGAATAAAAACAATGAAAACAATCCAGACTGGACGCCCATCCCTAGTTCTAATTTTTACGATATTAATGCCAAATTAAATTACGATATAAGCCCCAAAGATCGCCTGTTTTTTAGTGCCTACCTTGGGCGAGATGCCTTTATTTTTAGAAATAAGAGAATTAATTTTGATTTGCAATGGGGAAATATTGCAGGAACATTGCGTTGGAACCGAACCATTGCGCCCAATATTTTTGTCAACACTTCGCTAACTTTTTCAGATTATGTTTACGATATAAAAAGCAAAGTTGGTAATATTGATTTAAAATTAGGTTCTGGAATTCAAGACCTTAGTTTGAAGACAGATTTTATGTTTTTGCCTTCTACTCAACACGAATTAAGGTTTGGGCTTAGTGCAGTTTATCATAAATTTTTGGTGGGGCAATTTGATGCTGATAACGGAGCAGATATTAAGGTTAGGGCAGGCTCCCTTTTTCATGCGGGTGAATTTGCCTTGTATTGGTCAGACGATTGGACGATTAGCCCAAAGGTAAAACTCTTGTCGGCGATTCGGCTGAGTGGTTTTTATAATGATCGTACGTTTTACCCTGCCGCAGAACCTAGATTTGCGATAAAATACAGTGTGCATCCAAGAATAGCACTAAAAGCCTCTTATGCCCGAATGAACCAATACATCCATTTGGTGTCAACTTCAGGAGCAACACTGCCTACTAATGCTTGGTATCCCTCCAATAAAAATGTTGCTCCCCAAGCTTCCGATTTGCTTGCGGCTAGCTTGTCTGTAGCACTGGGAAAAGATTTCTATATTAATATAGAAGGTTATTATAAATGGTTGCATGGGCAGATTGATTTTAGAGATGGCGCTAAGTTATTTATTAACGATCAATTAGATCAAGAATTTATTTTTGGAAGCGGCTGTAGTTATGGGGGCGAAATTTATATCGAAAAGAAAAACGGAAATTTAAGAGGCTGGATTGGCTATACCTTGTCGTGGACTTGGCGGCAATTTGACCAAGCCAATGGAGGGCAGGCCTATCACCCCATGCAAGACAGAAGGCATGATATTTCGGCTGTCATAACTTGGGATATTCCTTGGACAAACCCTAAATTTCCACTAACCTTAAGCGCTTCTTGGGTTTATGGAACGGGGAGTGCAATTTCATTGCCGAGCAAGCGATACATTCAAACCGATATAACAGCCACCAATCCCTTTCAATTTATCCCCATTTATACAGAACGTGGAGGATTTCAAATGCCAGCTTACCATCGGTTAGACCTAGGCTTGGTTTGGAAATTATTCCCTTTGGATAACAAGCGATTTAAAAGCGATATTACCTTTAGTATTTATAATGTTTACGATAGAAGAAATCCTTTTTTTATGTACATTGATGCCCTATATACCGATGATAATAGAGGCGCAAATACCGCTCAAATTCCAGAAAAATTTCAAGGAAAGGTAGTTTCTTTATTTCCTATTATTCCAAGTATAACATGGAACTTTAAATGGTAA